In one window of Pseudobdellovibrionaceae bacterium DNA:
- a CDS encoding thioredoxin domain-containing protein, whose translation MMKLNLLLIFGLSLLIGSCTKKAEETVLKQVSAEGVVFKESAEALSPLALMRTPLAAVATVHDQSITLQDVQPGRALQDLSQEIVDLQAAMVVGWASDKSASEAVFYGQPTPQGMALALKRLGLNLPPDLNLSYSEVTEETQGVAFVGDQWVTQDQLRSKNLYLATLERLLYQGILKATAQLIQQKVLFERAKSAGKTVEDYLLEDVFHGQMELSDEEFLQFLEAKNIIEADLNDRQKTNLRAAALEEKKNEVTNEMLREGFAKDQAILNMALPSVKISLNSEWVVPYNEAPNALTVDVFGNFINQASRETLLSLMHYVDSHPQKAQLRFRFYYLDRPVENKMVSEAAMCIYDQDPAQFWAFAKAMVLLSGQILEAQVHKAAEDLGLDFKAYKKCFYSGGYRKVVAYHLDYAEHIGVRAQPTVVFGEQVFVGTTQSGDLVQMIENEKVLVKPKGLWQRFIAKVRSWLNY comes from the coding sequence ATGATGAAATTAAATCTATTGTTAATCTTCGGTTTGAGTTTGCTGATTGGTTCCTGCACGAAAAAGGCTGAGGAAACTGTTTTAAAACAGGTTTCTGCAGAGGGAGTGGTTTTTAAAGAGTCTGCTGAGGCGCTTTCTCCTCTGGCGTTGATGCGGACGCCTTTGGCCGCGGTGGCCACTGTTCATGATCAGAGTATTACACTTCAAGATGTGCAACCGGGGCGGGCGCTGCAGGATTTGTCGCAAGAAATTGTAGATTTGCAGGCGGCTATGGTTGTGGGGTGGGCTTCGGACAAGTCGGCGAGTGAGGCCGTATTCTACGGTCAGCCCACACCGCAGGGGATGGCATTGGCGCTGAAGCGACTCGGTCTCAATCTGCCTCCCGATTTAAACTTGAGTTACTCCGAGGTCACAGAAGAAACTCAAGGAGTGGCTTTTGTGGGGGATCAGTGGGTGACACAGGATCAATTGCGTTCAAAGAATCTTTATTTAGCCACGCTGGAGCGGTTGCTGTACCAGGGGATTCTCAAGGCCACGGCCCAGCTGATACAGCAAAAAGTGCTCTTTGAACGAGCTAAAAGTGCAGGCAAAACCGTGGAAGATTATCTGTTGGAAGACGTGTTTCATGGTCAAATGGAATTGAGTGACGAGGAGTTTTTGCAATTCTTAGAGGCAAAAAATATCATTGAGGCCGACCTCAATGACCGACAAAAGACAAATCTAAGGGCCGCAGCCCTTGAAGAAAAAAAGAATGAAGTGACCAATGAGATGTTAAGAGAAGGTTTTGCTAAAGATCAGGCCATATTAAACATGGCTCTGCCTTCCGTGAAAATCTCTCTAAATAGCGAGTGGGTTGTGCCCTACAATGAGGCCCCCAATGCGTTGACGGTAGATGTCTTTGGCAATTTTATCAATCAAGCCAGTCGTGAAACTCTCTTGAGTCTCATGCACTATGTGGATAGTCATCCCCAGAAGGCTCAGTTGAGATTTCGTTTTTATTATTTAGATCGGCCGGTAGAAAATAAAATGGTGTCCGAAGCGGCCATGTGCATTTACGATCAGGATCCCGCTCAGTTTTGGGCTTTTGCGAAAGCTATGGTTCTGCTTTCAGGTCAAATTCTAGAGGCGCAGGTGCATAAGGCGGCCGAAGATCTAGGCCTCGACTTTAAAGCCTATAAAAAGTGTTTTTACTCGGGGGGGTACCGAAAGGTGGTCGCCTACCATTTGGATTATGCAGAGCACATAGGTGTGAGAGCCCAGCCCACCGTGGTGTTTGGCGAACAGGTCTTTGTGGGCACCACACAATCAGGTGACTTGGTACAAATGATAGAGAACGAGAAGGTCCTCGTAAAACCGAAGGGCCTTTGGCAAAGGTTCATTGCCAAGGTCAGATCGTGGCTTAATTATTAA
- a CDS encoding thioredoxin domain-containing protein produces the protein MRRCAVAVAALLMTTTLSCTKSGHKGEDKKPYVVKQSPEPGLVAQFKDKKITEESLLERSGYLRDLVSEIEKVKIVMLYREAVNHLSKIEGDEKVALEFVAKEPKPSFEQSLTKYGIEVNPRIKVSFKTPAEGEPQGFSAQFMGEAWPAQGFKYNHASLYELENKYFDSRLKILNDLFTRRVIFSEAKDFGMPPENYIREKVLGGDITVTEKEVDEFIAKTIPAGDPVDENLRHRLEDILKENIRQAKMKAYAEKIFAQSPYEIYFSAPTRELSTTYELAPILGREEAPITVEVFAGFDCAECAEAVKYVEKLRVQNKYDVRLAFRHFFPEWKRESRMVAEASMCLKEQGDKVFWKFYDKFAESGKEPTEANINEVAGASGVDMDEFKVCFLNRKTKDEVAAHLDYAKHLGIRIQPTVVVEGKIFSGLDHLEDIQPLVEDEISKFGWKYKIKRFFHNLFN, from the coding sequence ATGAGACGATGTGCAGTAGCTGTTGCCGCATTATTAATGACAACCACTTTGTCGTGCACCAAATCGGGTCACAAGGGTGAAGATAAAAAACCCTACGTCGTCAAGCAAAGTCCCGAGCCAGGATTAGTGGCTCAATTTAAAGACAAAAAGATCACAGAAGAATCTTTACTTGAACGATCGGGATACTTACGCGACCTGGTTTCTGAAATAGAAAAAGTAAAAATCGTAATGCTCTACCGTGAAGCTGTAAATCACCTGTCAAAAATCGAAGGTGATGAGAAAGTGGCCCTTGAATTTGTAGCCAAAGAGCCAAAGCCCAGTTTTGAGCAGTCGTTAACAAAGTACGGGATAGAAGTAAACCCAAGAATCAAAGTGAGTTTTAAGACTCCTGCAGAGGGCGAGCCCCAGGGGTTTTCGGCCCAATTTATGGGGGAGGCGTGGCCAGCTCAGGGCTTTAAATATAACCATGCGTCACTCTATGAACTTGAAAACAAATATTTTGATTCGCGTTTAAAAATTCTAAACGACCTTTTCACACGCCGTGTGATTTTCTCCGAAGCCAAAGATTTCGGAATGCCACCTGAAAACTACATTCGCGAAAAAGTGTTGGGCGGCGACATCACCGTGACCGAAAAAGAAGTGGACGAGTTTATTGCAAAGACAATCCCCGCTGGTGACCCTGTTGATGAAAACCTGCGCCACCGCTTAGAGGATATTTTAAAAGAAAATATCAGACAGGCAAAAATGAAAGCCTACGCTGAAAAAATCTTTGCACAATCTCCTTATGAAATCTACTTTTCAGCTCCCACGCGTGAGTTGAGCACCACCTATGAACTGGCTCCCATCCTCGGGCGAGAAGAAGCCCCGATTACAGTAGAAGTGTTTGCTGGATTTGATTGCGCCGAATGTGCTGAAGCGGTGAAGTACGTGGAGAAGCTAAGAGTCCAAAATAAGTACGATGTACGCTTGGCTTTTCGGCATTTTTTCCCTGAGTGGAAGCGAGAAAGTCGAATGGTGGCTGAAGCGTCCATGTGTTTAAAAGAGCAGGGCGATAAAGTTTTTTGGAAGTTCTATGATAAATTCGCCGAATCCGGCAAAGAGCCCACTGAAGCCAACATCAATGAAGTGGCCGGGGCCTCAGGCGTAGATATGGATGAGTTCAAGGTGTGTTTTCTCAACCGAAAAACCAAAGACGAAGTGGCGGCCCACCTCGATTACGCCAAGCACTTAGGCATTCGCATTCAGCCCACCGTGGTTGTGGAAGGAAAAATCTTTTCAGGTCTAGATCACCTGGAAGACATTCAGCCACTGGTTGAAGACGAGATCAGCAAGTTTGGATGGAAATACAAAATCAAGCGCTTCTTCCATAACCTGTTCAACTAA
- a CDS encoding alpha/beta fold hydrolase, whose product MLRFALALALIFVHGLFAKADGNQWFEPHGSPMAIALVVHGLNSKPSGMDSLAQALAEIKIAAYRVSLPGHFGPLNNMKTVTRAQWTESFFEFYSAAKSRAAKDQVPLYFVGNSLGALIGLSLQLEKNPQKQIRFDKMVLLAPAITPKFFTRWVKMFGLFGDDYILKSWSPESYQAQLGTSVAAYKALFALVDEVEQKARPQELDVSTLVFIDPKDELVSFEKLKKFISAHSLKRWKTVPVSNDGSSLKGKYHHLIIDEKSVGPEQWKKMLKDIEIHLGAES is encoded by the coding sequence ATGCTCCGATTCGCCCTTGCGCTAGCCCTTATTTTTGTCCATGGCCTTTTTGCCAAAGCCGATGGCAATCAGTGGTTTGAACCACACGGCTCGCCAATGGCCATTGCCCTTGTTGTGCATGGTCTGAACTCTAAACCTTCCGGCATGGACTCTTTGGCTCAGGCCTTGGCTGAAATAAAAATTGCCGCCTACCGGGTGAGTCTGCCGGGCCACTTTGGGCCTTTAAACAACATGAAGACCGTCACTCGCGCTCAATGGACAGAGTCATTTTTTGAATTCTACTCCGCTGCAAAAAGCCGAGCGGCAAAAGACCAGGTCCCTTTGTATTTTGTGGGTAACTCGCTGGGGGCGCTTATTGGTCTAAGCCTGCAGCTAGAAAAAAATCCGCAGAAACAAATTCGGTTTGATAAAATGGTGCTTTTAGCCCCAGCTATTACACCGAAGTTTTTTACCCGATGGGTGAAGATGTTTGGTCTTTTTGGAGATGACTATATTTTAAAGAGCTGGTCGCCTGAATCGTATCAAGCTCAACTTGGCACCAGTGTCGCCGCTTATAAAGCCCTATTTGCCCTTGTTGATGAAGTGGAGCAAAAAGCCAGACCTCAAGAGCTTGATGTATCCACTTTGGTATTTATTGACCCTAAGGATGAACTAGTCAGCTTTGAAAAACTTAAAAAATTTATTTCCGCCCATTCACTCAAGCGCTGGAAAACCGTCCCTGTCAGCAACGATGGCTCGTCGCTTAAGGGAAAATATCACCATTTAATTATTGACGAAAAATCAGTGGGCCCCGAGCAGTGGAAAAAAATGTTAAAAGACATTGAAATTCATTTGGGCGCAGAATCTTAG
- the ttcA gene encoding tRNA 2-thiocytidine(32) synthetase TtcA, whose protein sequence is MQTETLASHLGIEKRLRHLVGEAIKDYAMITEGDRVMVCLSGGKDSYSLLDILRTLQKKAPVQFSLVAVNLDQKQPDYPADILPRYLEQLGIEYHILERDTYSVVKENIPAGKTMCSLCSRLRRGILYGFAEKIGATKIALGHHCEDLLETLFLNMFYAGKLKTMPPKLRSDDGKHILIRPLAYCPEPLIAQFAESRQFPIIPCNLCGSQENLQRKVIKKMLQQWESATPGRLDQILRSLKNVVPSHLADTQLFGFADLVPMSESESSLCSDSPLR, encoded by the coding sequence ATGCAAACAGAAACTCTTGCTTCACATTTAGGTATTGAAAAGCGTCTCAGGCATCTGGTTGGGGAAGCTATTAAAGATTATGCCATGATCACTGAGGGCGATCGGGTGATGGTTTGTCTTTCGGGTGGCAAAGACTCTTACAGCCTTTTAGATATCTTGCGAACTCTGCAGAAAAAAGCACCCGTCCAATTTAGTCTGGTGGCGGTTAACCTGGATCAAAAACAACCCGATTATCCAGCTGATATTCTGCCGCGGTACCTCGAGCAGTTGGGCATCGAGTACCACATACTGGAGCGCGACACTTACAGTGTGGTGAAAGAAAACATCCCTGCAGGTAAAACCATGTGCTCTCTGTGCTCGCGTTTGCGCCGAGGAATCCTCTATGGGTTTGCTGAAAAAATTGGCGCAACTAAGATTGCGTTGGGACATCACTGCGAAGATCTACTGGAAACATTATTTTTAAATATGTTTTATGCCGGCAAATTAAAAACTATGCCGCCAAAACTTCGAAGTGACGATGGAAAACATATCTTGATTCGGCCCCTCGCCTATTGCCCCGAGCCGTTGATTGCTCAGTTTGCAGAGTCGCGGCAATTTCCCATTATTCCCTGTAACCTTTGCGGCTCGCAGGAGAATCTGCAACGAAAGGTGATCAAAAAAATGCTGCAACAATGGGAAAGCGCCACCCCCGGCCGCTTGGATCAAATCTTGCGCAGCTTAAAAAATGTGGTTCCCTCTCACTTGGCCGACACTCAGTTATTTGGCTTTGCTGACCTTGTGCCAATGAGCGAAAGTGAGTCGTCGTTATGCTCCGATTCGCCCTTGCGCTAG